Proteins co-encoded in one Geothermobacter ehrlichii genomic window:
- a CDS encoding peptidylprolyl isomerase, with product MRYIYYTALILILATLGVWLTDRMLAPRPRSEAVVKVNGRIITRAEFDLRRRYAPYAFKDEASFVDNLVTRELLIQEARRRGIDREDAFRVAMEDHYEQALIHQLLERKRKEIAVSVDRRQIERFRDCAQYRYRLTRIIEPATPAGGNEQVVEEDFLDLPPNWQLQLLDLRPGESSTPFPTNEGLCHLMVESIRSAARPPSGLDDESIRRQLEEAARQARLDSWVEQLRRKADIEISLSTGDGRREG from the coding sequence ATGCGCTACATCTACTACACGGCACTGATTCTGATCCTCGCCACCCTGGGCGTCTGGCTGACCGACCGGATGCTCGCCCCCCGGCCGCGGAGCGAAGCGGTGGTCAAGGTCAACGGCCGCATCATCACCCGCGCCGAATTCGACCTGCGACGCCGCTACGCGCCCTACGCCTTCAAGGACGAGGCGAGCTTCGTCGACAACCTGGTGACCCGCGAGCTGCTGATCCAGGAAGCCCGCCGGCGCGGCATCGACCGCGAGGACGCCTTCCGGGTGGCGATGGAGGATCACTACGAGCAGGCGCTGATCCACCAGCTGCTCGAAAGAAAGCGCAAGGAGATCGCCGTCAGCGTCGACCGGCGGCAGATCGAACGCTTTCGCGACTGTGCGCAATACCGCTACCGGCTGACCCGGATCATCGAACCGGCAACGCCCGCTGGCGGCAACGAACAGGTCGTCGAGGAAGACTTTCTCGACCTGCCGCCCAACTGGCAGCTGCAGCTGCTCGACCTGCGCCCCGGGGAGAGCAGCACCCCCTTCCCCACCAATGAAGGCCTCTGCCACCTCATGGTCGAAAGCATCCGGTCCGCCGCCCGTCCCCCGTCCGGGCTCGACGACGAGAGCATCCGCCGCCAGCTCGAAGAGGCGGCGCGACAGGCGCGGCTCGACAGCTGGGTCGAACAGCTGCGACGCAAGGCCGACATCGAGATCAGCCTGAGCACCGGCGATGGAAGGAGGGAAGGATGA
- a CDS encoding methyl-accepting chemotaxis protein codes for MSRKYRRRNFFINKELQGRFIFRYFILSFAGVMFFALAFSYLSQDNLTIAYDGEQLRIGATPMILLREMVEAHWFFLVTAGVFIAVFSMFVTHRIAGPLFRFEKTFEAMSNRDFSWNVVLRAKDEAKQTAAKLNIVNDVISNDLRDILRRSETLEQLLEEMQEGGPADGELLRRAREENQVILELLRGYRFRS; via the coding sequence ATGAGCCGGAAATACCGCCGCCGCAATTTCTTCATCAACAAAGAACTGCAGGGCCGTTTCATCTTCCGCTATTTCATCCTCAGCTTCGCCGGGGTCATGTTTTTCGCCCTGGCCTTCAGCTACCTCTCGCAGGACAACCTGACCATCGCCTACGATGGCGAACAGCTGCGGATCGGCGCCACGCCCATGATCCTGCTGCGGGAGATGGTCGAGGCCCACTGGTTCTTCCTGGTCACCGCCGGCGTCTTCATCGCCGTGTTTTCCATGTTCGTCACCCATCGCATCGCCGGTCCCCTCTTCCGCTTCGAAAAGACCTTCGAGGCGATGAGCAACCGCGATTTCAGCTGGAACGTGGTGCTGCGGGCCAAGGACGAGGCCAAACAGACCGCCGCCAAGCTCAACATCGTCAACGACGTCATCAGCAACGATCTGCGGGACATTCTGCGCCGCAGCGAAACCCTTGAACAGCTTCTGGAGGAGATGCAGGAGGGCGGCCCGGCCGACGGCGAACTGCTGCGGCGGGCAAGAGAGGAGAACCAAGTCATTCTCGAACTGCTGCGAGGATACCGCTTCCGATCCTGA